Below is a window of candidate division WOR-3 bacterium DNA.
CTGTTTCACCCGTTGCGGTTCCGGCTACGACGCCCGCTATGACTCCGGCTACGTCATGTGCTACGACTCCTGCTGCGACGCTCGCCGTGATGCCTGCAATGACACCGGCTGCGGCTCACGCAACAACTCCTGCCGCGACTCAAGCAACAGCTTCAGTTGCGGCTCAAGTTACGATGCCGGCTACGACACCAGCTACGGCTCAAGCAACGACGTCCACTGCGGCTCCTGCTGCGACTCAAGCTACGCCTCCAGCTATGGCTCCAGCCATTTCACCTGCGCGGCTTTTCCCCCTCTCACCATACGGACTCCTTGCTCGATCCCTTGCGTAATCCCAAGCTCAAACCCTCGCGCGGCCCCTTGCGGATTCGCTTGCTCAGTTCCTTCCGACCTGCGTCTCGCCTTCCCTTCGGACTTGCGTCTCGACTTCACTCTCGAACTGCCCGCGTCCCCGTCTTCCTGCCTGACTGCCGCCGCTGCATTGACATACGTCGCGCCAGCGGTATCCTCTCAACGTGAGACATCGACCGCTGCTCTACATCGAGACATCGGTTTTCGGGTTCTACTTCGACCCGGAACCGCGGAACGCACTGCGACGCGAGGCCGTTCGGGAACTATTCAGGCAGATAGACCTTGGTATGCTCGAAGCGGCGACCTCACCGGTGACGTCTGCGGAGCTCATAGCGGCAGCGGAGCCACTAAGAACGCAGGTACTCTCACTCCTGGCGACAATTGCGCCCCTCCGCGCGGACGAGACTGAAGTCACTCGCCTGGCCGAGGTCTACATCAAAGAAGGAGTCATCCCTCCAGCCGAGGGACTCGATGCGCGCCACGCTGCCTACGCGACTGTGGGCAGAGCCGAGGTGATTGTGTCACTGAACCTCAGGCATCTGGCCAATGAATGGACCGCGCGCGGGCTGAATGCGGTCAACATGCGCGAAGGCTACCCCTTGGTGAGCATCAGGACTCCCGAACAGGTGGTGCTGAATGAAAGTTGACGGTCTGGACTGGATTGACTGGTTGCACAAGGTCCGGCACGAGGCCGAGGCTAAGCGGATTCAGGATGGCCTCAGCGTGGAGGAATGGCTGCGCCGCGCGGCCGCGCGCGACGACGCGGTACGAGCCGGTCTTCCCGCTCGCGAGCAGCCGTCGGTCGCCCGTGACAAGCCGGGGACCGATGGCCGTAAGCCGTAGGCAGTAGGCTGTCGGCCGCCAACCCCGCCGATTTGGCACCCAAACCTGCCAGTCCATCATCTCCGCGATGAGGAACCCTATCCTGCTCGTCCTGATGATGGGTTGCTCCTTGATGCCCATCGCCGCGGAATGCGTCTCACCGTCGCTGGATTCGATGGGAGTAGTTGCTGGAACGGTCGTTGACGCCCTGAGCGGCATACCTTTGCGCGGGGACGTGATAGTCGAGAACACCGTCTTCGGTTCGGGTATCGACTCCGCCGGTCGATTCTCAATCCTGCTTGCCAGTGGCAGATACCAGTTAGGCGCCTACGCCATGTTCCACGCGGAAACCAGCGAGTCCGCGACTGTCTCTGCGGCATGCACGACCCGGGTCGACTTCAGGCTGCTCCCTCGGGAGTATGTAAACGACAGCATCATGGCCACGCTGGCCGGGTTTCAGATCAGAGACCTCGCCCGTCACCCAAAGGATCCTGCCGTCAACAACTCTATCAGACTTGCAGCGTGGAAGACCTACGTCAGTGGAAAAGGGGCATGCGGCATCAAGATGACGGGTTTCGGCGTCGAGGGACAGCCGTTCGACGACTACTTGTTGATAGAGA
It encodes the following:
- a CDS encoding type II toxin-antitoxin system VapC family toxin, with the translated sequence MRHRPLLYIETSVFGFYFDPEPRNALRREAVRELFRQIDLGMLEAATSPVTSAELIAAAEPLRTQVLSLLATIAPLRADETEVTRLAEVYIKEGVIPPAEGLDARHAAYATVGRAEVIVSLNLRHLANEWTARGLNAVNMREGYPLVSIRTPEQVVLNES
- a CDS encoding carboxypeptidase regulatory-like domain-containing protein, which gives rise to MRNPILLVLMMGCSLMPIAAECVSPSLDSMGVVAGTVVDALSGIPLRGDVIVENTVFGSGIDSAGRFSILLASGRYQLGAYAMFHAETSESATVSAACTTRVDFRLLPREYVNDSIMATLAGFQIRDLARHPKDPAVNNSIRLAAWKTYVSGKGACGIKMTGFGVEGQPFDDYLLIENGSARIVSDSREATGIVRERRYPYIHLVDRCWDADSSRFVAIPISGIAPSDRELRFTLSDQADDKDPALF